One genomic window of Manihot esculenta cultivar AM560-2 chromosome 16, M.esculenta_v8, whole genome shotgun sequence includes the following:
- the LOC110603810 gene encoding allantoinase isoform X1 produces MDHFLWRILPLLALLSSFLYFYFQNSSKLLQFSHSDCSLLPYNHYWITSKSIVTPRGVISGAVEVKEGNIVSIVKEEDWQGNSKRGHIIDYGEAVVMPGLIDVHAHLDDPGRAEWEGFPSGTKAAAAGGITMLIDMPLNNFPSTVSVETLRLKLEAAEKNIYVDVGFWGGLVPENAFNASSLEALLSAGVLGLKSFMCPSGINDFPMTNASHIKEGLSVLAKFRRPLLVHAEIQQDSENYLEDDANDPRHYSTYLKTRPPSWEEAAIRELLTLSKDTGIGGSAEGAHLHIVHLSDSGSSLQLLKQAKRSGDSVTVETCPHYLAFSAEEIEDGDTRFKCAPPIRNAANREALWKALLEGDIDMLSSDHSPTMPELKLLNEGNFLKAWGGISSLQFVLPVTWSYGQKYGVTLEQLALWWSERPAKLVGKDSKGAIEVGKHADIFVWEPNTDFDLNDDLPIYIKHPSISAYMGTKLSGKVLTTFVRGNLVYKEGKHASAACGSLILAK; encoded by the exons atggatcATTTTCTATGGCGGATATTACCTCTACTGGCActtctttcttcctttctcTACTTCTACTTCCAGAATTCTTCTAAG CTTTTGCAGTTTTCTCACAGTGATTGCAGCCTTCTTCCATACAACCATTACTGGATAACCAGCAAGAGCATTGTGACACCTCGCGGGGTCATTTCTGGTGCAG TTGAGGTGAAGGAAGGGAATATTGTATCCATAGTTAAGGAAGAAGATTGGCAGGGAAATTCCAAGAGGGGACACATAATTGATTATGGAGAAGCTGTTGTTATGCCTGGTCTTATTGACGT GCATGCACATCTTGATGATCCTGGAAGAGCTGAATGGGAAGGATTTCCGTCAGGAACTAAAGCAGCAGCTGCCG GGGGCATTACAATGTTGATTGATATGCCTCTGAACAACTTCCCCTCAACTGTTTCTGTGGAAACTCTGAGACTCAAG CTTGAGGCTGCAGAAAAGAATATTTATGTTGATGTTG GTTTCTGGGGAGGCTTAGTTCCTGAAAATGCTTTCAATGCAAGTTCTCTGGAAGCTCTCCTAAGTGCTGGTGTTCTTGGTTTAAAG TCTTTTATGTGTCCTTCGGGCATCAACGACTTTCCCATGACCAATGCCAGTCATATCAAG GAGGGCTTATCTGTTCTGGCAAAATTTAGAAGACCTTTACTTGTACATGCAGAGATTCAGCAAGATTCTGAGAACTACTTAGAAGATGATGCAAATGACCCTCGACATTATTCAACATATCTCAAGACAAGGCCACCATCATG GGAGGAGGCAGCTATTAGAGAGCTTTTGACGCTATCAAAGGACACAGGGATTGGTGGTTCTGCTGAAGGAGCTCACCTTCACATTGTTCATCTGTCTGATTCAGGTTCTTCCCTACAACTTCTAAAG CAAGCAAAAAGAAGTGGTGACAGTGTGACTGTTGAGACATGTCCTCATTACCTAGCCTTTTCGGCAGAAGAGATTGAGGATGGAGATACGCGTTTTAAATGTGCTCCACCCATCCGTAATGCAGCTAATAGAGAAGCATTATGGAAGGCTTTACTG GAAGGAGATATTGACATGCTAAGTTCTGATCATTCACCAACAATGCCAGAACTTAAACTCCTTAATGAAGGCAACTTCTTGAAGGCTTGGGGTGGCATATCATCTTTGCAG TTTGTGTTGCCTGTGACATGGTCATATGGGCAAAAATATGGAGTAACTTTGGAGCAGTTAGCATTGTGGTGGAGTGAGAGACCTGCTAAGCTTGTTGGAAAAGATTCAAAG GGGGCCATTGAAGTTGGAAAGCATGCAGATATTTTTGTATGGGAACCTAACACAGACTTTGATCTCAATGATGATCTTCCCATATACATTAAACATCCT AGTATCTCAGCCTACATGGGAACCAAACTTTCGGGAAAAGTTTTGACAACTTTTGTTAGAGGAAACCTTGTCTACAAAGAAGGAAAGCATGCTTCTGCTGCTTGTGGTTCTCTCATCCTCGCAAAATAA
- the LOC110603810 gene encoding allantoinase isoform X3: protein MDHFLWRILPLLALLSSFLYFYFQNSSKLLQFSHSDCSLLPYNHYWITSKSIVTPRGVISGAVEVKEGNIVSIVKEEDWQGNSKRGHIIDYGEAVVMPGLIDVHAHLDDPGRAEWEGFPSGTKAAAAGFWGGLVPENAFNASSLEALLSAGVLGLKSFMCPSGINDFPMTNASHIKEGLSVLAKFRRPLLVHAEIQQDSENYLEDDANDPRHYSTYLKTRPPSWEEAAIRELLTLSKDTGIGGSAEGAHLHIVHLSDSGSSLQLLKQAKRSGDSVTVETCPHYLAFSAEEIEDGDTRFKCAPPIRNAANREALWKALLEGDIDMLSSDHSPTMPELKLLNEGNFLKAWGGISSLQFVLPVTWSYGQKYGVTLEQLALWWSERPAKLVGKDSKGAIEVGKHADIFVWEPNTDFDLNDDLPIYIKHPSISAYMGTKLSGKVLTTFVRGNLVYKEGKHASAACGSLILAK from the exons atggatcATTTTCTATGGCGGATATTACCTCTACTGGCActtctttcttcctttctcTACTTCTACTTCCAGAATTCTTCTAAG CTTTTGCAGTTTTCTCACAGTGATTGCAGCCTTCTTCCATACAACCATTACTGGATAACCAGCAAGAGCATTGTGACACCTCGCGGGGTCATTTCTGGTGCAG TTGAGGTGAAGGAAGGGAATATTGTATCCATAGTTAAGGAAGAAGATTGGCAGGGAAATTCCAAGAGGGGACACATAATTGATTATGGAGAAGCTGTTGTTATGCCTGGTCTTATTGACGT GCATGCACATCTTGATGATCCTGGAAGAGCTGAATGGGAAGGATTTCCGTCAGGAACTAAAGCAGCAGCTGCCG GTTTCTGGGGAGGCTTAGTTCCTGAAAATGCTTTCAATGCAAGTTCTCTGGAAGCTCTCCTAAGTGCTGGTGTTCTTGGTTTAAAG TCTTTTATGTGTCCTTCGGGCATCAACGACTTTCCCATGACCAATGCCAGTCATATCAAG GAGGGCTTATCTGTTCTGGCAAAATTTAGAAGACCTTTACTTGTACATGCAGAGATTCAGCAAGATTCTGAGAACTACTTAGAAGATGATGCAAATGACCCTCGACATTATTCAACATATCTCAAGACAAGGCCACCATCATG GGAGGAGGCAGCTATTAGAGAGCTTTTGACGCTATCAAAGGACACAGGGATTGGTGGTTCTGCTGAAGGAGCTCACCTTCACATTGTTCATCTGTCTGATTCAGGTTCTTCCCTACAACTTCTAAAG CAAGCAAAAAGAAGTGGTGACAGTGTGACTGTTGAGACATGTCCTCATTACCTAGCCTTTTCGGCAGAAGAGATTGAGGATGGAGATACGCGTTTTAAATGTGCTCCACCCATCCGTAATGCAGCTAATAGAGAAGCATTATGGAAGGCTTTACTG GAAGGAGATATTGACATGCTAAGTTCTGATCATTCACCAACAATGCCAGAACTTAAACTCCTTAATGAAGGCAACTTCTTGAAGGCTTGGGGTGGCATATCATCTTTGCAG TTTGTGTTGCCTGTGACATGGTCATATGGGCAAAAATATGGAGTAACTTTGGAGCAGTTAGCATTGTGGTGGAGTGAGAGACCTGCTAAGCTTGTTGGAAAAGATTCAAAG GGGGCCATTGAAGTTGGAAAGCATGCAGATATTTTTGTATGGGAACCTAACACAGACTTTGATCTCAATGATGATCTTCCCATATACATTAAACATCCT AGTATCTCAGCCTACATGGGAACCAAACTTTCGGGAAAAGTTTTGACAACTTTTGTTAGAGGAAACCTTGTCTACAAAGAAGGAAAGCATGCTTCTGCTGCTTGTGGTTCTCTCATCCTCGCAAAATAA
- the LOC110603810 gene encoding allantoinase isoform X2 produces MDHFLWRILPLLALLSSFLYFYFQNSSKFSHSDCSLLPYNHYWITSKSIVTPRGVISGAVEVKEGNIVSIVKEEDWQGNSKRGHIIDYGEAVVMPGLIDVHAHLDDPGRAEWEGFPSGTKAAAAGGITMLIDMPLNNFPSTVSVETLRLKLEAAEKNIYVDVGFWGGLVPENAFNASSLEALLSAGVLGLKSFMCPSGINDFPMTNASHIKEGLSVLAKFRRPLLVHAEIQQDSENYLEDDANDPRHYSTYLKTRPPSWEEAAIRELLTLSKDTGIGGSAEGAHLHIVHLSDSGSSLQLLKQAKRSGDSVTVETCPHYLAFSAEEIEDGDTRFKCAPPIRNAANREALWKALLEGDIDMLSSDHSPTMPELKLLNEGNFLKAWGGISSLQFVLPVTWSYGQKYGVTLEQLALWWSERPAKLVGKDSKGAIEVGKHADIFVWEPNTDFDLNDDLPIYIKHPSISAYMGTKLSGKVLTTFVRGNLVYKEGKHASAACGSLILAK; encoded by the exons atggatcATTTTCTATGGCGGATATTACCTCTACTGGCActtctttcttcctttctcTACTTCTACTTCCAGAATTCTTCTAAG TTTTCTCACAGTGATTGCAGCCTTCTTCCATACAACCATTACTGGATAACCAGCAAGAGCATTGTGACACCTCGCGGGGTCATTTCTGGTGCAG TTGAGGTGAAGGAAGGGAATATTGTATCCATAGTTAAGGAAGAAGATTGGCAGGGAAATTCCAAGAGGGGACACATAATTGATTATGGAGAAGCTGTTGTTATGCCTGGTCTTATTGACGT GCATGCACATCTTGATGATCCTGGAAGAGCTGAATGGGAAGGATTTCCGTCAGGAACTAAAGCAGCAGCTGCCG GGGGCATTACAATGTTGATTGATATGCCTCTGAACAACTTCCCCTCAACTGTTTCTGTGGAAACTCTGAGACTCAAG CTTGAGGCTGCAGAAAAGAATATTTATGTTGATGTTG GTTTCTGGGGAGGCTTAGTTCCTGAAAATGCTTTCAATGCAAGTTCTCTGGAAGCTCTCCTAAGTGCTGGTGTTCTTGGTTTAAAG TCTTTTATGTGTCCTTCGGGCATCAACGACTTTCCCATGACCAATGCCAGTCATATCAAG GAGGGCTTATCTGTTCTGGCAAAATTTAGAAGACCTTTACTTGTACATGCAGAGATTCAGCAAGATTCTGAGAACTACTTAGAAGATGATGCAAATGACCCTCGACATTATTCAACATATCTCAAGACAAGGCCACCATCATG GGAGGAGGCAGCTATTAGAGAGCTTTTGACGCTATCAAAGGACACAGGGATTGGTGGTTCTGCTGAAGGAGCTCACCTTCACATTGTTCATCTGTCTGATTCAGGTTCTTCCCTACAACTTCTAAAG CAAGCAAAAAGAAGTGGTGACAGTGTGACTGTTGAGACATGTCCTCATTACCTAGCCTTTTCGGCAGAAGAGATTGAGGATGGAGATACGCGTTTTAAATGTGCTCCACCCATCCGTAATGCAGCTAATAGAGAAGCATTATGGAAGGCTTTACTG GAAGGAGATATTGACATGCTAAGTTCTGATCATTCACCAACAATGCCAGAACTTAAACTCCTTAATGAAGGCAACTTCTTGAAGGCTTGGGGTGGCATATCATCTTTGCAG TTTGTGTTGCCTGTGACATGGTCATATGGGCAAAAATATGGAGTAACTTTGGAGCAGTTAGCATTGTGGTGGAGTGAGAGACCTGCTAAGCTTGTTGGAAAAGATTCAAAG GGGGCCATTGAAGTTGGAAAGCATGCAGATATTTTTGTATGGGAACCTAACACAGACTTTGATCTCAATGATGATCTTCCCATATACATTAAACATCCT AGTATCTCAGCCTACATGGGAACCAAACTTTCGGGAAAAGTTTTGACAACTTTTGTTAGAGGAAACCTTGTCTACAAAGAAGGAAAGCATGCTTCTGCTGCTTGTGGTTCTCTCATCCTCGCAAAATAA